CTCCCGCTCCCGGATTGCCCACTTCCAGTCTTGCAATCTTAAAATCCTAGTGGGGGGCTTTGAAGAATCTGTCGTTTATAACCTCCCCCAGGTATAGACCTACTATTGACGCAGGGAGGATAGATAGGGTTTTCTGTCATTTCCCATGCGTATCTTGCTTGGTTTTCTGATGGTAGGGTGTTGCTTGGTAGTCAACGGCTGCTTGTCCTGCGCTGCGGTGCAAGAATCTACGGCGGTTTTTCCACTCCCTCTCTCCAGTTATTCTGATACTGGACTTGTACTAAGGGCACAACTCTGGCAGCGCCTTTGGGCTGACCCACTCAATGGCCTTCTTACTCTAATTTTTTTTCTAGCAGTCCTTCACACCTTCGCGGCGCCACGGTTTATGCTTGTGTCACGTCACTACTGGAAAGAGATGTGTCATCTAGAACTAGAACAGGTAGACAGCGTAAAGAGAAAACGCAACTCGCTACGCCTCCGCAGTATGATATTCCACCTTTTGGGCGAGGTAGAAGTCATCTTTGGTATTTGGCTGTTACCTCTTACAGCTGCCATTGCTTTGGCAAAGGGATATCCTACGCTTTTTACTTATCTGAGTGGAGTCCGCTTTGCAGAGCCGGTTTTTGTCGTAGTCATTATGATGATGGCGGCATCCGGCCCCATTCTATACCTTACGGAAATATGCCTGTCTGCTGTGGCCTCGTTGGGAGGAGGATCGGTGGCCGCCTGGTGGTTGTCCATCCTTACTCTCGGCCCCCTGTTAGGCTCTTTCATTACCGAGCCCGCCGCTATGACAATCTGCGCTCTACTGCTAGCAGAGAGGTTTTTTTGCCTCCGGCCCTCCCTACCCTTGCGATATGCCACGCTTGGACTTCTGTTCGTGAACATTTCTGTGGGAGGTACATTAACCCACTTTGCGGCCCCGCCAGTGGTTATGGTGGCCTCAAGGTGGGGATGGGGAATGAGCCATATGTTCCATTCGTTTGGATGGAAGGCAGCACTGAGCATTCTAATCTCCAACATGTTTTTCTTTCTGATCTTTCGGCGACAACTTCTTGTTCTCTCTCCCACCACTATCAAAGCAGAAGAAAGGGAGCAACAGCCTATCCATATTCCCCTCTGGATCATGGCGTTCCACACGGCAATGATCGCCTGGGTAGTTTTTACGGCACACCATCCAACTGTGGTAGTATTTAGTCTGTTGCTTTTCTTGATGTTTGTTTTTGTCACTCCTAGGTACCAGAGAGCGATTCCCTTCCGTGGACCCCTGTTGGTGGGCTGTTTTCTGATGGCCCTCGTGATTCACGGTGATTTTCAGCAATGGTGGCTAGAGTCTCTTCTACGGGGATTGGGTTATTGGTCACTAATGGTTGGTTCTACTGTACTCACCGCTTTCAATGATAATGCAGCTATTACCTACCTAGCCTCACTGGTGCCCAACTTAGGTGACTGCCTAAAGTTCTCCGTGGTTGCTGGAGCGGTGGCTGGAGGCGGGCTGACTGTTATCGCTAATGCTCCAAATCCCGCTGGCCAAAATCTCCTTCAAAAATTCTTTGGGGAAGAAGGCATACACCCTGTCTATCTTTTTGCAGCAGCAATAGCCCCCACTCTTATTGTTGGTGCCTCCTTCGCGCTCCTTCCTTAAGTCGCGCAGCACTCCACGGAGGGGGATAGACTAGAACACTTCCTAGAATCGCAAGAAAATCCCGATCGGAGACAATTGACGTTGCAACGGCTGCTTACAAAGCGTACTAAGGGTTACCTTATTGTCGGGGTTTTGGCAGAGTCTGGTACGAGTTGCAATTTTGCTCCTACATCTTCCATGAAAAGTTGTTCTTTTACAGCCCGTTGGAATGAGGCTTTATTGGACGAGAATTACCAGAAGTGGCAACGTAGCCCCCGTTCTGTAAGTCCTGATTGGGCTGCCTTCTTTGAGGGTTTTGAGCTTGGCACTACTCGGGTAGAAAAAAATGGGGCTCCCGCGGCGCTGTCTGATGTCGACGAACAGAGAGTGTTACAAACTAAGGTGGACTTGGTGATTCACACGTACCGTACGCTAGGGCATTCTGTTGCAAAACTTGATCCACTACTCTCTGAACCTTTACCACAACAGGATCGAGCTGACTTTGCCCTTGAGAGTTTCGGCCTCAGAGCATCCGATCTGGAAAAAGAGGTTTCTTCTCACCTGTTCCGGGCGAGTAAGAAATTTCAGCTTCGGGAACTAATCCTAGTACTCGAACGTATCTACTGTGCTTCCATTGGAACGGAATTTATGCATATCCAGGATGCGCGTCAGAGAAATTGGATCTCAGCACGCCTAGAATTGGAGCAGGAAAAGGAAGAAACTGCGGTTACTTCCTATCTCTATAGCAGTATTCTGCGCACCCTCTATAGGGCAGAGGCTTTTGAGCATTTCCTACACACTAATTATGTTGGGCATAAACGCTTTTCTTTAGAAGGTGCTGAGTCTCTACTAGTTAGCTTACAGGCCCTTATGGGCGCATGTGAAGGGTACAATATCCAGCAAGCTGTTCTCGGGATGACCCATCGTGGACGCTTGAACATTTTGGCCAATCTTCTTCACAAGCCGCTAGAGACAATTTTCGACGAATTCAGTCACAACGTACTTCCACAAACCGTGGAAAACAGTGGTGACGTTAAGTATCATCTTGGATACCGCACGACTTGGAAAAGCCAAGCAGGCCATGAAGTGCAAATCCATCTTGTTGCGAATCCGAGCCATCTAGAGGCAGTAGGTCCTGTTGTGCAGGGCAAAACCCGAGCTCTCCAGCATGCCTTAGGTAACAGTCAGGATAAGAAGAGGGTCCTTGCTGTTCTGATTCACGGAGACGCAGCATTTGCGGCTCAGGGAGTGGTAGCAGAGATGTTCAATCTTTCTCAATTACCTGGTTATCAGGTAGAGGGGACGATCCATGTCATTGTAAATAACCAGATTGGCTTTACGACACTCCCATCCGATGCTCACTCCAGTAGATGTTGTACAGATGTAGCCAAGATGGTCGAGGCTCCTGTCTTTCACGTCAACGGAGATGATCCGTTGGCGGTTCATGCAATCACAAAGACTGCTCTGGAGTTCCGCCAAAATTTTGGGAAAGACGTAGTGGTTGACATCGTCTGCTTCCGCCGTCACGGTCATAATGAGGCGGATGAGCCAACTTTTACCCAGCCTGGTCTTTACAAGAGAATCAAAAGCCACCCCCTCCTGAGTGATATTCTCCTGAAAAAGGCTGAAGAGTTGGGAATTGTTGAAGGCAGAAAAGCCACTACTTGGAAAGTCAAGGAGACGGAAAGGCTGGAAGCGGCATTTGCTCAGTCAAAGACGAGGGCTGACCATTCCCACAGTGAAAAGTCTGGGATTGATGGGTCTGCTGCCATGACCATTGCTCAATCTTCTTACTCTCACAAGCCGGTTCAGACTGCTATTGGGTCTGACATGCTAGACAAAATTATGCAGGTACTAACGGCTGTCCCTGGGGATTTTCACGTTCTGCCAAAGGTTCGCCGCATGCTCTTGGAACGCAGACAGCAAATATGGCAAGCTAAGGGGCCTTATGACTGGGGGATTGCGGAGGCTCTTGCCTTTGGTTCACTCCTCTTGGAAAAGGTACCTGTAAGACTTTCAGGTCAAGATAGCCAGAGAGGCACCTTCAGTCACCGCCATAGTGTTCTCCACGATGAGGTAACTTGTGAACGATATATCCCACTAAACCATCTCTCCCCCTATCAGGCCAGATTTTGTGTCTACAACAGTCCACTCTCTGAATATGCCGTGTTGGGGTTTGACTATGGCTTCTCTCTAGAGTGTCCATCCATGCTGTGTCTTTGGGAGGCCCAATTTGGAGATTTTGCTAATGGTGCACAGATCGTCATTGATCAGTTTATCTCTTCTTCTGAAGCTAAGTGGCGCAGGCAGAGTTCCATTGTAATGCTGCTTCCCCATGGTTATGAAGGGCAGGGTCCAGAGCATTCTAGTTCTCGGTTGGAACGCTTCCTACAGCTTTGTGCAGAAGAAAACATGCAGATCTGTAACCCG
This DNA window, taken from Candidatus Xiphinematobacter sp., encodes the following:
- a CDS encoding 2-oxoglutarate dehydrogenase E1 component, giving the protein MKSCSFTARWNEALLDENYQKWQRSPRSVSPDWAAFFEGFELGTTRVEKNGAPAALSDVDEQRVLQTKVDLVIHTYRTLGHSVAKLDPLLSEPLPQQDRADFALESFGLRASDLEKEVSSHLFRASKKFQLRELILVLERIYCASIGTEFMHIQDARQRNWISARLELEQEKEETAVTSYLYSSILRTLYRAEAFEHFLHTNYVGHKRFSLEGAESLLVSLQALMGACEGYNIQQAVLGMTHRGRLNILANLLHKPLETIFDEFSHNVLPQTVENSGDVKYHLGYRTTWKSQAGHEVQIHLVANPSHLEAVGPVVQGKTRALQHALGNSQDKKRVLAVLIHGDAAFAAQGVVAEMFNLSQLPGYQVEGTIHVIVNNQIGFTTLPSDAHSSRCCTDVAKMVEAPVFHVNGDDPLAVHAITKTALEFRQNFGKDVVVDIVCFRRHGHNEADEPTFTQPGLYKRIKSHPLLSDILLKKAEELGIVEGRKATTWKVKETERLEAAFAQSKTRADHSHSEKSGIDGSAAMTIAQSSYSHKPVQTAIGSDMLDKIMQVLTAVPGDFHVLPKVRRMLLERRQQIWQAKGPYDWGIAEALAFGSLLLEKVPVRLSGQDSQRGTFSHRHSVLHDEVTCERYIPLNHLSPYQARFCVYNSPLSEYAVLGFDYGFSLECPSMLCLWEAQFGDFANGAQIVIDQFISSSEAKWRRQSSIVMLLPHGYEGQGPEHSSSRLERFLQLCAEENMQICNPSTPAQYFHALRRQVHGRYCKPLIITTPKSLLRHEQSVSKARDFTSSHFFEILSDPPGTRQPEKVRRIVFCSGKVYYDLLQYRAAHQLEESVVLVRVEQLYPLHEEELIRVFQRYPSATRVVWCQEESSNMGAWAFIRPQLQRLLGCEIFYAGRPASASPATGFNFVHKQQQVALVKAAFGGQDP